A region from the Aegilops tauschii subsp. strangulata cultivar AL8/78 chromosome 5, Aet v6.0, whole genome shotgun sequence genome encodes:
- the LOC109748736 gene encoding small polypeptide DEVIL 11 has translation MEMCMDDKWKLSKKGSRRSAAVAPAAATGSPVGVKGRASRGSGRSVPGRLASLAKQQRARFYIMRRCVTMLVCWRD, from the coding sequence ATGGAGATGTGCATGGACGACAAGTGGAAGCTGTCCAAGAAGGGCAGCCGGAGGTCCGCGGCggtggcgccggcggcggccaCCGGCAGTCCGGTGGGTGTCAAGGGCCGGGCGTCGAGGGGCTCCGGCCGGTCCGTGCCGGGGCGGCTGGCGAGCCTGGCCAAGCAGCAGAGGGCCAGGTTCTACATCATGCGCCGGTGCGTCACCATGCTCGTGTGCTGGCGGGACTAG